The proteins below are encoded in one region of Gammaproteobacteria bacterium:
- a CDS encoding cold-shock protein yields the protein MATRETGTVKWFDDAKGYGFIERPGARDVFVHFRAIRACPFDKLRAGSELAERGYGRRTLTEGQHVEFEVI from the coding sequence ATGGCAACCCGTGAAACCGGCACAGTGAAGTGGTTCGACGACGCCAAAGGCTACGGCTTCATCGAACGGCCGGGGGCCAGGGACGTATTCGTGCACTTCCGCGCGATAAGAGCCTGCCCCTTCGATAAACTCAGGGCTGGCTCTGAGCTTGCCGAACGGGGTTACGGCCGCCGTACCCTGACCGAAGGCCAGCACGTGGAGTTCGAGGTGATCTGA
- a CDS encoding ArsR family transcriptional regulator, which translates to MSYAEQLAADRRLTILKLLADSAGYSANEYLLQSALEGFGHAVGQDLLRTELAWLAEQSLVAVLDVAQVNIAKLTARGGDVAAGRISVPGVKRPGPAA; encoded by the coding sequence ATGAGCTACGCCGAGCAACTCGCCGCCGACCGCCGCCTGACCATTCTCAAACTGCTGGCCGACAGCGCCGGTTACAGCGCCAACGAGTATCTGCTGCAATCCGCGTTGGAAGGCTTCGGCCACGCGGTGGGTCAGGACCTGTTGCGCACCGAGCTCGCGTGGCTGGCCGAGCAGAGCCTGGTCGCGGTACTCGACGTGGCGCAAGTCAACATCGCCAAGCTCACCGCGCGCGGCGGCGATGTCGCTGCGGGACGCATCAGCGTGCCCGGCGTCAAGCGGCCGGGGCCGGCCGCGTAG